The sequence GCGCGAACAGATTCCCTTCTTCATTGCCGAGAGCGAAGCTCTGACCGACGTGGTGCAGACCGTGGCCAAGGTCGCGGTCAGTCCGGACACGCCGGTGCTGGTGGAAGGCGACACGGGCACGGGCAAGGAACTCATCGCCAGCGCCATCCATTATCGCAGCCCCAATTTTCGCGGCCCGCTGGTCACGGTCAACTGCGCGGCCATCCCGGCCGAGCTGATCGAGAGCGAACTTTTCGGCTATGCGCCGGGGGCTTTCAGCGGAGCGGGAAAAAAAGGCAAGACCGGGCTGGTGGAAGAAGCGGCGGGAGGCACGCTCTTTCTGGACGAGATCGGGGAACTGCCGGGCAGCGCCCAGGCCAAGCTGCTGCGCTTCCTGCAGGAGGGTGAATTCTACGCCCTGGGCTCCACCGCCAAACGCACGGTGCGCACCCGGATCGTGGCCGCGACCAACCGCGACCTCGAAGAGATGATCCGCAGCGGCGGCTTCCGGCAGGACCTCTTCTACCGCCTGGCCGTGGTCCGTATCCGCGTGCCGTCGCTGGCCCGCCGCAAGGAGGATATCCTGCCGCTGGCGCGACTCTTCCTGCATCAATACGGAGAAAAATTCGGCAAGAAATTCAATGACCTCACCCAAACGGCCCGCGCCGCCCTGCTCGGCCATCCGTGGACGGGCAACGTGCGCGAGCTGCGCAACATCATGGAGCGGGCCACGCTCATGGCCTGCGGACCGGATCTGGACGCCGCGGATCTGGGGCTTGCGACGGAATGCGCGCCGGAGGCTGAAAGCAGGATTACGCTCACGCCTGGCGGGGTGGACCTGCCGACCCTGCTGCAGGATTTCGAACACATGTATTACACGCAGGCGCTGGCCCTGGCTGACGGTAACGAATCCCAGGCAGCAAGGCTGCTGGGCGTCTCACGGGACACCTTCAGATACAGACGCGGCAAGCTGGGTCTCTAGAGCCTTGGCCGCACGTACCGCGCAACCTTGTGCTAGCGGCCTTCTTCCGAGCCGATGCCGTAGGTCCTCAGCTTGCGGTACAGATACGTCCGCTCAAGCCCGATGGTCTCCGACAGTCGCGCCACATTGCCGTCCGCACGGGCAAGCTCCCGGCGCAAAAAAGCCTCCTCGAACCGCGCCCGGGCCTCCTTGAAATCCGTGATCCCGTCAGGGACCACGGCCAGGGCGTCAAGAGCCGCGCCTGTCCTGTATTCCGGCGGAAGCATGGATACATTCACTTCCTGGCCCTGATACAGGATGAAGAGCCGCTCCACGAAATTCTTGAGCTCCCGCACATTGCCGGGCCAGGCGTAACGCTTGAGCAGATCCA is a genomic window of Desulfomicrobium baculatum DSM 4028 containing:
- a CDS encoding sigma-54-dependent transcriptional regulator — its product is MNYSLLIIDDEESIRDSLTMALGRHYTVNSCASGKEALEELPLLAPDLVLLDIGLPDISGLEVLDHIRRQSPHAAVIMITAFEDLDTVISAMKRGAFDYLLKPLRMDTLKLCLERAGSSIRLGKEIRLLQDKALREQIPFFIAESEALTDVVQTVAKVAVSPDTPVLVEGDTGTGKELIASAIHYRSPNFRGPLVTVNCAAIPAELIESELFGYAPGAFSGAGKKGKTGLVEEAAGGTLFLDEIGELPGSAQAKLLRFLQEGEFYALGSTAKRTVRTRIVAATNRDLEEMIRSGGFRQDLFYRLAVVRIRVPSLARRKEDILPLARLFLHQYGEKFGKKFNDLTQTARAALLGHPWTGNVRELRNIMERATLMACGPDLDAADLGLATECAPEAESRITLTPGGVDLPTLLQDFEHMYYTQALALADGNESQAARLLGVSRDTFRYRRGKLGL